The following proteins come from a genomic window of Andrena cerasifolii isolate SP2316 chromosome 6, iyAndCera1_principal, whole genome shotgun sequence:
- the Nup37 gene encoding nuclear pore complex protein Nup37: protein MNETQGTPPTFQLHFSKQIYCVELSPYEWSQHLICIALAEEIVIGTVKFQEEDEAVEDIAYNPFRTFRHDTRPHAIAWSPETSLSVVPKVLMFCVAGADFKIRLYSSDMNENTVCEMEGHKDYVNSICYETEGEILASVSDDHTCKLWAVKEDEKSISTFYLTSPGMSVHFHPEKSGKLLVGEKNGLIHMYDVRSQQVIMSLDADNIPLMSIDWGPNPLKVVAMAAGKLILWDKYKLREPPDSKPLHIEGGLMVKFSPTYDHFVASIGSPDNLLKVTNIKSDQEILCGQVKLIGGMTWHYKLPYVCAASDREIRFWRVTSH, encoded by the exons ATGAACGAGACGCAGGGTACACCGCCTACATTCCAATTGCACTTTTCAAAACAGATATATTGCGTCGAATTGTCCCCGTACGAATGGTCTCAGCATTTAATCTGCATCGCACTTGCCGAAGAAATTGTCATCGGTACCGTTAAATTCCAG GAGGAGGACGAAGCAGTAGAAGACATTGCATATAATCCTTTTAGGACATTCCGTCATGACACTAGACCACACGCTATCGCTTGGAGCCCGGAAACCTCCTTGAGCGTTGTGCCAAAAGTTCTGATGTTCTGCGTCGCTGGGGCGGATTTCAAAATAAGATTGTACAGTAGCGATATGAACGAGAACACTGTATGCGAG ATGGAAGGGCATAAGGATTACGTAAACTCGATTTGTTATGAAACCGAAGGTGAGATATTGGCCTCTGTATCGGACGATCATACGTGTAAGCTCTGGGCTGTGAAAGAAGATGAGAAATCTATATCGACATTTTATTTAACATCTCCTGGAATGAGCGTACATTTCCACCCTGAAAAGTCTGGCAAGCTTCTTGTCGGAGAGAAAAACGGATTAATTCACATGTACGATGTGCGAAGCCAGCAGGTGATTATGTCGTTGGACGCGGATAATATTCCCTTAATGTCGATCGATTGGGGGCCTAATCCATTGAAAGTAGTAGCTATGGCTGCTGGGAAGTTGATCCTCTGGGATAAATATAAACTTAG GGAACCCCCAGACTCGAAGCCTCTTCATATCGAAGGTGGATTAATGGTAAAATTTTCCCCCACTTATGACCATTTCGTGGCAAGCATCGGCAGCCCGGATAATTTATTGAAAGTTACTAACATAAAGTCTGACCAAGAGATACTTTGTGGTCAAGTGAAGCTAATAGGTGGTATGACATGGCATTATAAGTTACCATACGTTTGCGCGGCAAGCGACCGAGAAATCCGTTTCTGGAGAGTAACGTCACATTAA
- the Mys gene encoding position-specific antigen beta subunit myospheroid encodes MFGSLGWIVTIAIISSLAKANYPPPERLTGMNPCISKQTCHECIQTPHCAWCAAPKFPEKRCFLPNINTKIFATCPTEYTWNPDNVFSMTRHRNLTKGGYTSVGAGGYEYSYMNSSSSSSSSQSHRESSSSISSSGRRQEAVQIWPQEVNLKLRINEAHRMTFAYSQAEDYPVDLYYLMDLSKSMEDDKKKLSDLGQLLVESMSKITSNFRLGFGSFVDKVVMPYVNTIPKSLLEPCDGCAAPYGYKNIMTLSQDTSHFANLVRNASVSGNLDAPEGGFDAIMQAIVCRGEIGWREKARRLLVFSTDAGFHYAGDGKLGGIVKPNDGECHLDRGGLYTHSSLQDYPSISQINLKVKQNAINVIWAVTEEQINVYKRLTKHVEGSFAGKLSDDSSNVVELIREQYDAISSSVEMKDTASSAVKVKYFSKCLGAGPLIETSKCDGLKVGTKVEFIAEIEVASCPENRSEWNQKFDIYPVGINETLTVNLEILCDCECEREGSMYERKSEECNGVGTLKCGVCECYDGFFGKRCECSPHQEMTGFDIHLQYCRPDNTSLVDCSGRGTCACGQCECEERENSEESISGHFCECDNFSCDRDQGYLCSNHGTCECGQCVCNAGWTGPSCNCRSSNETCIAPGTTNGILCSGHGDCVCGECICHEEGNMRYSGKHCNKCPTCPSRCEELKNCVLCQMYGTGNFSDKEECARNCKEFVPEPVDTVTRDVDRDEELCIGIDEDDCKYNFVYYYNETNCLKVRAQKERECPPQVYMLGIVLGVIAAIVLIGLALLLLWKLLTTIHDRREFARFEKERMMAKWDTGENPIYKQATSTFKNPTYAGK; translated from the exons ATGTTTGGCAGCTTGGGATGGATCGTTACAATAGCGATTATATCATCGCTGGCAAAGGCGAATTACCCGCCTCCGGAAAGACTGACAGGAATGAATCCTTGCATTAGCAAACAGACGTGTCATGAATGCATACAAACACCTCATTGTGCTTGGTGTGCTGCACCA AAATTTCCTGAAAAGCGGTGCTTCCTACCAAAtataaataccaaaatatttgcaACATGTCCGACGGAATACACATGGAATCCGGACAACGTTTTCAGTATGACAAGACATCGCAATTTAACGAAAGGTGGATATACCAGTGTTGGTGCTGGTGGTTACGAATATTCGTATATGAATTCTAGCTCCTCTAGCTCTAGCTCGCAGTCGCATAGAGAAAGTAGCAGTAGTATTAGCAGCAGCGGCAGAAGGCAAGAAGCTGTGCAAATATGGCCGCAGGAAGTTAATTTAAAACTTCGAATAA ATGAGGCGCATAGAATGACCTTTGCTTATTCACAAGCAGAAGACTACCCAGTTGATCTGTATTATCTTATGGATCTCAGTAAATCGATGGAAGACGACAAGAAAAAATTATCCGACTTGGGTCAGCTTTTAGTAGAAAGTATGAGCAAAATTACGAGCAACTTTCGGTTAGGCTTCGGCAGTTTCGTTGATAAGGTTGTGATGCCTTATGTTAATACAATACCAAAGTC GCTACTAGAACCATGCGATGGGTGTGCAGCACCCTAcggatacaaaaatattatgacactatCCCAAGATACTAGTCATTTCGCA AACTTGGTACGAAATGCTTCGGTGTCTGGGAACTTGGATGCGCCAGAGGGAGGATTTGACGCGATAATGCAGGCTATAGTATGCAGAGGAGAAATCGGCTGGCGTGAGAAGGCTCGTAGACTGTTGGTATTTTCTACAGATGCTGGTTTCCACTACGCAGGCGACGGCAAACTGGGTGGAATTGTAAAGCCGAACGACGGCGAGTGCCACTTGGACAGGGGTGGGCTCTACACGCACTCGTCTTTGCAGGACTACCCAAGCATCtctcaaattaatttgaaagTTAAACAGAACGCCATTAATGTTATATGGGCTGTCACCGAGGAACAAATAAACGTATACAAAAGACTGACTAAACACGTGGAAGGATCGTTCGCTGGCAAATTGTCGGACGACTCGAGCAACGTTGTAGAATTGATTCGAGAACAGTACGACGCGATTTCAAGCTCCGTTGAAATGAAAGATACGGCCAGCAGCGCCGTGAAGGTGAAATACTTCTCCAAGTGTTTGGGCGCAGGACCGCTTATCGAAACTTCGAAATGCGATGGTCTGAAAGTCGGGACGAAGGTCGAATTTATCGCAGAAATTGAGGTCGCAAGTTGCCCGGAAAATAGATCGGAATGGAATCAGAAATTTGATATTTACCCA GTTGGTATCAACGAGACGCTTACAGTAAACTTGGAAATATTATGCGACTGCGAGTGTGAACGCGAAGGGTCTATGTACGAGCGAAAATCAGAGGAGTGCAATGGTGTGGGGACTTTGAAATGTGGCGTTTGCGAATGTTACGATGGATTCTTTGGGAAACGCTGCGAGTGTAGCCCCCATCAAGAAATGACCGGATTCGATATACATTTACAATATTGCAGGCCTGACAATACTTCTTTGGTAGATTGTTCGGGAAGAGGTACGTGTGCTTGTGGTCAGTGCGAATGCGAGGAAAGAGAGAATTCTGAAGAA AGCATATCAGGCCACTTTTGCGAGTGCGATAACTTCTCGTGTGATCGAGATCAAGGTTACTTATGCTCGAATCATGGAACTTGCGAATGCGGGCAATGCGTCTGTAATGCTGGATGGACTGGACCATCCTGCAATTGCAGGTCCTCTAACGAAACTTGCATCGCGCCAGGAACTACGAATGGAATATTGTGCTCAGGACAC GGAGATTGTGTTTGCGGTGAATGTATCTGCCACGAAGAAGGCAACATGCGATATTCTGGCAAGCATTGCAACAAGTGTCCAACTTGCCCGAGCCGTTGCGAAGAGTTGAAGAACTGCGTGCTGTGCCAAATGTATGGCACTGGAAACTTCTCTGATAAAGAAGAATGCGCGAGGAACTGTAAGGAATTCGTTCCCGAACCAGTGGACACAGTGACACGAGACGTCGACAGAGACGAAGAGCTATGCATCGGCATAGACGAGGACGATTGCAAATACAACTTCGTTTATTATTATAACGAGACAAATTGTCTGAAAGTACGAGCACAGAAAGAAAGGGAGTGTCCGCCGCAAGTCTATATGCTGGGCATAGTATTAGGCGTAATAGCAGCGATCGTTTTGATCGGCCTTGCATTACTACTTCTGTGGAAGCTACTGACGACCATACACGACAGGAGAGAGTTCGCAAGATTTGAGAAGGAAAGGATGATGGCTAAATGGGATACG GGAGAAAATCCGATCTACAAGCAAGCCACTTCGACGTTCAAAAATCCAACATACGCTGGGAAATGA
- the LOC143370225 gene encoding ATP-dependent RNA helicase p62 isoform X2: MTYGAMSNSYHNGSYRGGKVQRNRYGTNSMSNGGGGGGRFGNRNSKNSTGSAGTNLRKPNWSFENLKPFKKDFYIPHPNVQARHPREVDLFRQENQITLKGDKVPNPIQHFEEGNFPDYVMQGIRKQGFSEPTAIQAQGWPIAMSGHNMVGIAQTGSGKTLGYILPAIVHINSQQPLNRGDGPIALILAPTRELAQQIQSVAQDFGSLSYVRNTCIFGGAPKGGQARDLERGVEICIATPGRLIDFLERGTTNLRRCTYLVLDEADRMLDMGFEPQIRKIIEQIRPDRQVLMWSATWPKEVRNLAEEYLTNYTQLNIGSLTLAANHNILQIVDVCQEHEKETKLGTLLQEIGNVNEDGGKTIIFVETKKKVENITRNIRRYGWPAVCMHGDKSQQERDHVLREFRNNRGSILVATDVAARGLDVDDVKYVINFDYPSSSEDYIHRIGRTGRSNSTGTSYAFFTPQNGRQAKDLINVLKEANQVVNPKLSELAERSGNYGGRNRWGYGNRGRENVFSGTHKRFDAGRSYSYNSS; the protein is encoded by the exons AT GACTTACGGAGCTATGTCTAACAGTTACCACAATGGAAGTTACCGAGGTGGGAAGGTGCAGAGGAACAGATATGGGACTAACAGCATGAGTAACGGCGGCGGTGGTGGCGGGCGGTTCGGGAACCGCAATAGCAAAAATTCTACGGGCAGTGCTGGTACTAACTTGAGGAAACCGAATTGGAGCTTCGAGAATCTGAAACCGTTCAAGAAGGATTTCTACATACCGCACCCTAATGTCCAAGCTCGTCATCCACGGGAAGTGGACTTGTTCAGGCAGGAGAACCAAATTACATTGAAAGGAGACAAAGTTCCTAATCCGATTCAGCATTTCGAGGAAGGAAATTTCCCGGACTACGTGATGCAGGGTATTAGAAAGCAAGGATTCAGTGAGCCGACAGCTATTCAAGCTCAAGGATGGCCGATCGCGATGTCCGGCCATAACATGGTCGGGATAGCGCAGACTGGGTCTGGGAAGACTTTGGGATACATACTGCCCGCCATAGTGCATATTAACAGCCAGCAACCTCTGAACCGCGGCGATGGACCAATAGCTCTAATTCTAGCTCCAACTAGAGAACTGGCGCAACAAATTCAAAGCGTCGCTCAGGATTTTGGTTCCTTGTCTTACGTGAGAAACACTTGCATCTTCGGTGGCGCACCGAAGGGGGGTCAAGCTCGCGATTTAGAACGAGGAGTCGAAATCTGCATCGCTACGCCTGGACGACTGATCGATTTCCTGGAGCGCGGCACAACAAATTTACGCAGATGCACCTACTTGGTTCTGGACGAAGCCGACAGGATGCTAGACATGGGTTTCGAACCCcagattagaaaaattatcgaaCAGATCAGGCCGGATAGGCAGGTTCTTATGTGGTCCGCAACTTGGCCGAAGGAAGTTAGGAATCTCGCGGAGGAGTATCTCACAAATTACACACAATTGAACATTGGATCGTTAACGTTAGCAGCTAATCACAACATCCTTCAAATCGTTGACGTCTGCCAAGAGCacgagaaagaaacaaa GTTAGGAACTCTTCTACAGGAGATTGGTAATGTTAACGAAGACGGTGGGAAGACCATAATTTTtgtagagacaaagaaaaaggtGGAGAATATCACCAGAAATATTCGTCGCTATGGATGGCCTGCCGTGTGCATGCATGGTGACAAATCGCAACAGGAAAGAGATCACGTTCTTAGag AATTTAGGAACAACCGAGGTTCGATTCTCGTAGCAACGGACGTTGCTGCTCGTGGATTGG ATGTCGACGATGTAAAGTACGTGATCAACTTCGATTATCCGTCGTCGTCCGAAGACTACATCCATAGGATTGGTAGAACGGGCCGTTCGAACAGTACAGGAACGAGTTACGCGTTCTTTACACCACAGAATGGTCGACAAGCGAAAGATCTAATAAATGTACTTAAGGAAGCCAACCAAGTAGTCAATCCAAAGCTTTCGGAGCTCGCAGAGCGAAGTGGAAACTACGGTGGCCGAA ATCGTTGGGGCTATGGTAACCGTGGAAGAGAAAACGTTTTCTCGGGGACTCACAAACGATTCGACGCCGGAAGGAGTTACAGTTATAATTCTAGTTGA
- the LOC143370225 gene encoding ATP-dependent RNA helicase p62 isoform X1, whose translation MLRQVVGAFGSLRLRTYGAMSNSYHNGSYRGGKVQRNRYGTNSMSNGGGGGGRFGNRNSKNSTGSAGTNLRKPNWSFENLKPFKKDFYIPHPNVQARHPREVDLFRQENQITLKGDKVPNPIQHFEEGNFPDYVMQGIRKQGFSEPTAIQAQGWPIAMSGHNMVGIAQTGSGKTLGYILPAIVHINSQQPLNRGDGPIALILAPTRELAQQIQSVAQDFGSLSYVRNTCIFGGAPKGGQARDLERGVEICIATPGRLIDFLERGTTNLRRCTYLVLDEADRMLDMGFEPQIRKIIEQIRPDRQVLMWSATWPKEVRNLAEEYLTNYTQLNIGSLTLAANHNILQIVDVCQEHEKETKLGTLLQEIGNVNEDGGKTIIFVETKKKVENITRNIRRYGWPAVCMHGDKSQQERDHVLREFRNNRGSILVATDVAARGLDVDDVKYVINFDYPSSSEDYIHRIGRTGRSNSTGTSYAFFTPQNGRQAKDLINVLKEANQVVNPKLSELAERSGNYGGRNRWGYGNRGRENVFSGTHKRFDAGRSYSYNSS comes from the exons AT GTTACGACAAGTAGTTGGTGCCTTTGGATCTCTCAGACTTAG GACTTACGGAGCTATGTCTAACAGTTACCACAATGGAAGTTACCGAGGTGGGAAGGTGCAGAGGAACAGATATGGGACTAACAGCATGAGTAACGGCGGCGGTGGTGGCGGGCGGTTCGGGAACCGCAATAGCAAAAATTCTACGGGCAGTGCTGGTACTAACTTGAGGAAACCGAATTGGAGCTTCGAGAATCTGAAACCGTTCAAGAAGGATTTCTACATACCGCACCCTAATGTCCAAGCTCGTCATCCACGGGAAGTGGACTTGTTCAGGCAGGAGAACCAAATTACATTGAAAGGAGACAAAGTTCCTAATCCGATTCAGCATTTCGAGGAAGGAAATTTCCCGGACTACGTGATGCAGGGTATTAGAAAGCAAGGATTCAGTGAGCCGACAGCTATTCAAGCTCAAGGATGGCCGATCGCGATGTCCGGCCATAACATGGTCGGGATAGCGCAGACTGGGTCTGGGAAGACTTTGGGATACATACTGCCCGCCATAGTGCATATTAACAGCCAGCAACCTCTGAACCGCGGCGATGGACCAATAGCTCTAATTCTAGCTCCAACTAGAGAACTGGCGCAACAAATTCAAAGCGTCGCTCAGGATTTTGGTTCCTTGTCTTACGTGAGAAACACTTGCATCTTCGGTGGCGCACCGAAGGGGGGTCAAGCTCGCGATTTAGAACGAGGAGTCGAAATCTGCATCGCTACGCCTGGACGACTGATCGATTTCCTGGAGCGCGGCACAACAAATTTACGCAGATGCACCTACTTGGTTCTGGACGAAGCCGACAGGATGCTAGACATGGGTTTCGAACCCcagattagaaaaattatcgaaCAGATCAGGCCGGATAGGCAGGTTCTTATGTGGTCCGCAACTTGGCCGAAGGAAGTTAGGAATCTCGCGGAGGAGTATCTCACAAATTACACACAATTGAACATTGGATCGTTAACGTTAGCAGCTAATCACAACATCCTTCAAATCGTTGACGTCTGCCAAGAGCacgagaaagaaacaaa GTTAGGAACTCTTCTACAGGAGATTGGTAATGTTAACGAAGACGGTGGGAAGACCATAATTTTtgtagagacaaagaaaaaggtGGAGAATATCACCAGAAATATTCGTCGCTATGGATGGCCTGCCGTGTGCATGCATGGTGACAAATCGCAACAGGAAAGAGATCACGTTCTTAGag AATTTAGGAACAACCGAGGTTCGATTCTCGTAGCAACGGACGTTGCTGCTCGTGGATTGG ATGTCGACGATGTAAAGTACGTGATCAACTTCGATTATCCGTCGTCGTCCGAAGACTACATCCATAGGATTGGTAGAACGGGCCGTTCGAACAGTACAGGAACGAGTTACGCGTTCTTTACACCACAGAATGGTCGACAAGCGAAAGATCTAATAAATGTACTTAAGGAAGCCAACCAAGTAGTCAATCCAAAGCTTTCGGAGCTCGCAGAGCGAAGTGGAAACTACGGTGGCCGAA ATCGTTGGGGCTATGGTAACCGTGGAAGAGAAAACGTTTTCTCGGGGACTCACAAACGATTCGACGCCGGAAGGAGTTACAGTTATAATTCTAGTTGA